The DNA region GATATTACACACTTCTTCTTGGACATCTTTCCTCATTTCCATATCATCTAATCGTATTCTATTTTTCTCATCTAATTGAAGATTACCACTGTTTATTTTGGAAAATAATCTACACATTTGCTCAATACATCCCTCTTGAATATTTTTTTCTTTCATAACTTTGTCTAGTACAGAGACATATAATGGAACTACAGGAATAGCAGAACTTGATTGGGTAACTAAAGCTTTATTTACTGAAATAAACGCTTTTCCATTTATAGCTTTTAACTTTTGATCTAATTGTAGAGAAGTGGCTTCTAAATTTTCTTTAGCTTTACCAATAGTACCCTGCCTATATATGGGATATGTGATTTCAGGTCCAATATAAGAGTATGCAATGGTAGTTGCACCTTGTTCAAGCACTTTTTCATTCATCAATGCGTCAATCCAAAGCTTCCAATCTTGTCCACCCATTACGTTTACAGTTTGCTCTATTTCATCTTCGCTAGCTGGCTCAATTTCAACATTGGATACTTTAAAGGTATGAAAATTTACAGTTTTATTTTTATAGGCTTTTTCTATAGGCTTTAAAGCCGAATAGGATATTTTACCTGTAAGTGGATCTTTTCTTTTAGGTGAGGCTATGCTGTAGATGACAATATCCACTTTTCCAAAATCCTTTTTTATCAATTCTATAGTTTTGTCTTTAATTTCCTTAGAAAATGCATCTCCATTAATAGTTTTAGAATAATAACCTTTATTTAAGGCCTCCTGCTCAAAAGCTGCAGTATTATACCAGCCTGCAGTACCAGTTCTATTTCCAGATGCCTGCTTTTCAAATATTATTCCAATAGTACTAGCTTTATAACCAAAAGTAGAAACTATTCTAGAAGACAATCCATAGCCTGTAGACGCGCCAATTATAAGCACCTTTTTAAATCCACCTGATAATTTAAACTTTTCTACGTAGTCTATTTGTTCTAAGACATTTTTTCTACATCCTTCCGGGTGAGCTGTAACACATATAAAATCCCTGAATTTTGGTTTTACTATCATAAATTATCCTCCTAAACTTAATTTGCATATGACTTAAATAATTTTAAAATTAAATTATATATTTAGGCATATTCAAATAAATAACTAGTCAGTATTCTAGTCTATTTTGAATCCTACTACGTCAACAGAACCCTCAGATAGCTCACTATCCTCGGAACCCGTTTCCTTGTATGATTAAAAATATCCGTCGCATCTTTGACTTACTATTTATTTTCATATGCCTTATCTAATGATTAGTTACTGCAACATTTTCACCACTTTAAGGTAAACGGTAACAAATATAACATAAATTTTGTTTTATCTACTTTTCTTAAGCTTGGACACCATACACATGTTACTGAATAATTTATTTAAACTTAGTGAAAGAAATAAACTCACACCAAGTATGATTACTTGATATTATAATACTATAAACATTTCTCGTGGTAAATAAATTATTTATATTTTTTTCTATTTATCCAAATAATAAACAGAATAGTATCTATCATATTTGCTTAAATATATTATGTAACAATATAAAAATATATTTTATAATATTATCCTCTATACATATTATTTTCATGAGAATTAAGTTTTACATCATCGAATGCTGTGTGCAGTATTTTTTAAAAAATAAAATGTTGTACTAAAATTTTCAACATTTTAGTACAACATTCTTACTAATAAATACACACTTTTTATTTCATTACTAGCCGCTGTAATACTCTATCTCCATAAAAGGAAAACAGCTAAATAATTACTCTAATATTTTATTTATAATTTTAATCCTATTCTATTTATTTTTTAATAATTCTCC from Clostridium pasteurianum BC1 includes:
- the fabV gene encoding enoyl-ACP reductase FabV produces the protein MIVKPKFRDFICVTAHPEGCRKNVLEQIDYVEKFKLSGGFKKVLIIGASTGYGLSSRIVSTFGYKASTIGIIFEKQASGNRTGTAGWYNTAAFEQEALNKGYYSKTINGDAFSKEIKDKTIELIKKDFGKVDIVIYSIASPKRKDPLTGKISYSALKPIEKAYKNKTVNFHTFKVSNVEIEPASEDEIEQTVNVMGGQDWKLWIDALMNEKVLEQGATTIAYSYIGPEITYPIYRQGTIGKAKENLEATSLQLDQKLKAINGKAFISVNKALVTQSSSAIPVVPLYVSVLDKVMKEKNIQEGCIEQMCRLFSKINSGNLQLDEKNRIRLDDMEMRKDVQEEVCNIWDRITTENITNLTNIKEFQRDFFKLFGFEYSDIDYEKDTNVDVDMINMI